The following coding sequences are from one Novosphingobium sp. KACC 22771 window:
- a CDS encoding cold-shock protein: MTIGTVKFFNTDKGYGFIAPENGGNDSFVHISAVQQAGMATLNKDQRLSYEVETDRRGKQSAINLAFA; encoded by the coding sequence ATGACTATCGGCACCGTCAAGTTCTTCAATACAGACAAAGGTTATGGTTTCATCGCGCCCGAAAATGGCGGCAATGATAGCTTCGTGCATATCAGCGCTGTTCAGCAGGCCGGCATGGCCACGCTGAACAAGGACCAGCGTTTGAGCTATGAAGTCGAAACGGATCGTCGCGGCAAGCAGTCCGCGATCAATCTCGCTTTCGCCTGA